A stretch of Komagataella phaffii GS115 chromosome 2, complete sequence DNA encodes these proteins:
- a CDS encoding GPI transamidase subunit, whose translation MFMLPALFLRLALFLTIPADIESIIQDSVLFSTPTNSYKQLQEEFFLQHIRHTVTTSPLLITILNLINNDQFLTNLIYSVVDISIAYLLVSTIGRFTKVDRERILKLYLFNPLVLLSLVSKTTTIFNNLFIVAALNALTVSCYCLSAIFIATSAYFTYYSWYLMVPILTYIYKETQCTLIVIKTLLVFAATTVAIMLLTTQSKEEFFTYYRELSSFTTITPNLGLWWYFFTEIFEFFHNFFIVMFNLYTFVYVIPLTLKFQGRQDYRKGLIFSIWVILALEAIFKPYPVIADHILVHSYVPLWSLCFHDLKFPLLLSYLANMVLLLMLPTFYFMWINLSSGNANFFYAIGLVFSFIQVAVLMDFIWAMIQNSHRACYGFSRKRLTQI comes from the coding sequence ATGTTTATGTTGCCAGCACTTTTCCTTCGACTGGCTTTATTTCTGACTATACCTGCTGATATTGAAAGCATCATACAAGATTCAGTCTTGTTTTCAACGCCAACCAATTCTTACAAGCAGCTGCAAGAGgagttttttcttcaacacATCAGGCACACAGTAACAACCAGTCCACTTCTGATTACaatcttgaacttgattaATAATGATCAGTTTTTGACAAACTTGATCTACTCTGTTGTGGACATTTCTATAGCATATCTTTTGGTATCTACAATTGGGAGATTTACAAAGGTCGATAGGGAGAGAATATTGAAGCTCTACTTGTTCAATCCTTTGGTGTTACTCTCGTTGGTCAGCAAAACTACCacaattttcaacaacttgttCATAGTTGCGGCCCTCAATGCACTCACAGTTTCATGCTATTGTCTTTCAGCCATATTTATTGCCACATCTGCCTATTTCACGTACTACTCTTGGTACCTCATGGTGCCTATACTAACTTATATCTACAAAGAAACGCAGTGTACTTTAATTGTGATTAAAACACTATTAGTCTTTGCGGCTACCACAGTTGCAATAATGTTATTAACCACACAAAGTAAGGAAGAGTTCTTCACGTACTACAGGGAACTCTCAAGTTTCACTACTATAACTCCGAATTTAGGTTTGTGGTGGTACTTTTTCACAGAGATATTCGAATTTTTCCACAATTTCTTTATCGTAATGTTCAATCTTTACACATTTGTTTATGTGATACCACTAACTCTCAAATTCCAAGGAAGACAAGATTATCGCAAGGGACTTattttttccatttggGTTATTCTTGCTCTTGAAGCTATCTTCAAACCATATCCAGTTATTGCGGATCATATACTTGTTCACTCTTATGTACCTCTCTGGAGTCTATGCTTTCATGACTTGAAGTTTCCGTTACTATTAAGTTATCTTGCGAATATGGTACTTTTATTAATGCTGCCTACATTTTACTTTATGTGGATTAATCTGTCATCAGGAAACGCAAACTTTTTTTATGCAATTGGTTTGGTGTTCAGCTTTATACAGGTGGCTGTGCTCATGGATTTCATATGGGCGatgattcaaaatagtCACCGAGCATGTTATGGGTTCTCTAGAAAGAGGCTGACTCAGATTTAG
- a CDS encoding Core Sm protein Sm F — protein MSFNPINPKPFLKSLINRSVIVKLKSSNVEYHGFLLSVDNYMNLSLDSSTKEFDPITEELTPLGSDLFIRCNNVLWISTTEEHVHTSKAQ, from the coding sequence atgTCGTTTAATCCAATAAACCCGAAACCATTTTTGAAGTCCCTAATTAACAGATCTGTCATTGTCAAACtgaaatcatcaaatgTGGAATATCATGGCTTTCTACTCAGTGTGGACAACTACATGAACCTGTCACTCGACAGTAGCACTAAGGAGTTTGATCCTATAACAGAAGAGCTAACGCCACTTGGAAGTGACCTATTCATACGCTGCAATAATGTGCTATGGATCTCCACGACTGAAGAGCATGTTCACACCAGTAAAGCTCAGTGA